From the genome of Streptacidiphilus rugosus AM-16, one region includes:
- a CDS encoding class I SAM-dependent methyltransferase: protein MNHTRFSRYVAASRLAPAATLPLRLGAVARHCSTTVRSSASWLVRSREHVHYSYDLEPRNQEHLAWFVATATGCRVDAARGYMAELRDDEQLRRVITEGLVRSPRRATIDPLLRYGRRIGWYAFVRALRPQFVVETGTNRGLGSAVMAAALLRNGGGTLSTVDLDPRGGELILPPYRQVVRHTVGDSLSFLNGLAERQQPIDLLVVDTGYTAEHERAELAAATPLLADHAVVIATKSYCWQELSGWSEDQGRNFLHFAEEPRDHWYPGVGIGVSFPSVAARAGR, encoded by the coding sequence ATGAACCACACGCGCTTTTCTCGGTACGTGGCCGCCAGCCGCCTCGCTCCGGCGGCCACCCTGCCGCTGCGCCTCGGCGCGGTGGCCCGGCACTGCTCCACCACGGTCCGGAGTTCGGCGTCCTGGCTGGTGCGCTCACGCGAGCACGTGCACTACAGCTACGACCTGGAGCCGCGCAACCAGGAGCATCTGGCCTGGTTCGTCGCCACCGCGACCGGCTGCCGGGTCGACGCGGCACGTGGATACATGGCGGAGCTGCGGGACGACGAGCAGCTGCGCCGGGTGATCACCGAGGGGCTGGTCCGCAGTCCGCGCCGGGCGACCATCGATCCGCTGCTCCGCTACGGCCGCCGCATCGGCTGGTACGCCTTCGTCCGCGCGCTGCGCCCGCAGTTCGTGGTGGAGACCGGGACCAACCGCGGCCTGGGCAGCGCCGTGATGGCGGCGGCGCTGCTGCGCAACGGCGGCGGCACCCTCAGCACTGTCGATCTCGACCCGCGCGGCGGCGAACTGATCCTGCCGCCCTACCGGCAGGTGGTCCGGCACACCGTCGGCGACTCGCTCTCCTTCCTGAACGGCCTGGCGGAGCGGCAGCAGCCGATCGACCTGCTGGTGGTCGACACCGGCTACACCGCGGAGCACGAACGCGCGGAACTGGCCGCGGCCACGCCGCTGCTGGCCGACCACGCGGTGGTGATCGCCACCAAGTCCTACTGCTGGCAGGAGCTGTCCGGCTGGTCCGAGGACCAGGGCCGGAACTTCCTGCACTTCGCCGAGGAACCGCGCGACCACTGGTACCCGGGGGTGGGGATCGGCGTCTCCTTCCCGTCCGTCGCCGCCCGGGCCGGTCGGTGA
- a CDS encoding polysaccharide deacetylase family protein gives MNPELRATLAGLYQRCDAWQGADALLRRSPAQLWFRHRARSRLAVLGYHGIEDRSSFEAHLDRLCDRSAPVSLRQVEEAARGGPPLPPRAVLVTFDDGDVSVHRDALPALKARGIPAVCFVVAGLVGTDTPFWWDEVEQLARAGGTTDLVPPAAPELLPHTLKLLPERRRREALRQLRDSARTPVARKPQLTEVQLRELAAGGVDIGNHTLTHPCLDRCDDRQVRAEVLDAHRLLTDCLGRPPTAFAYPNGNTDARVHRLLGEAGYRSGFLYNHRLAHPGARHPLRIDRLVVSTRASADRLETILSGLHSTVFALARGAARAAVRSAQAIRRTS, from the coding sequence GTGAATCCGGAGCTCAGGGCCACGCTCGCGGGTCTCTACCAGCGCTGCGACGCCTGGCAGGGGGCGGACGCGCTGCTGCGCCGCTCGCCGGCCCAGCTCTGGTTCCGGCACCGGGCCCGGTCCCGGCTGGCGGTGCTCGGCTACCACGGGATCGAGGACCGCTCCTCCTTCGAGGCGCACCTCGACCGGCTGTGCGACAGGTCCGCGCCGGTCTCGCTGCGCCAGGTCGAGGAGGCCGCACGCGGCGGGCCGCCACTCCCGCCCCGCGCGGTGCTGGTCACCTTCGACGACGGCGACGTCAGCGTCCACCGGGACGCGTTGCCGGCGCTGAAAGCCCGCGGCATCCCCGCCGTCTGTTTCGTGGTGGCCGGACTGGTCGGCACCGACACGCCGTTCTGGTGGGACGAGGTCGAGCAGTTGGCCCGCGCCGGCGGGACCACGGATCTGGTGCCACCGGCCGCGCCGGAACTGCTGCCCCACACCCTGAAGCTGCTCCCCGAACGCCGACGTCGCGAGGCGCTGCGACAGCTGCGCGACTCCGCCCGGACGCCGGTGGCGAGGAAACCGCAGTTGACGGAGGTTCAGCTGCGCGAACTGGCCGCCGGGGGCGTGGACATCGGCAACCACACCCTCACCCATCCGTGCCTCGACCGTTGCGACGACCGGCAGGTGCGCGCCGAGGTGCTCGACGCCCACCGGCTGCTCACCGACTGCCTGGGCCGGCCCCCGACTGCCTTCGCCTACCCCAACGGCAACACCGACGCCCGGGTCCACCGTCTGCTGGGGGAGGCCGGCTACCGGTCGGGTTTCCTCTACAACCACCGGCTCGCCCACCCCGGCGCCCGTCATCCGTTGCGGATCGACCGCCTGGTGGTGAGCACCAGGGCCAGTGCGGACCGGCTGGAGACCATCCTGTCGGGGCTGCACTCCACGGTCTTCGCCCTGGCCCGGGGCGCGGCCCGGGCCGCCGTCCGCTCGGCCCAGGCGATCCGCCGCACCTCGTGA
- a CDS encoding arsenate-mycothiol transferase ArsC, translating into MTVCRILVVCTGNRYRSPIAERLLAARLAAASATGTVAFTVGSAGTGARPGAGLDPLTAAVVTELGGTPDGFVSRRLTTDLIAGADLVLGLARQHREAAVRLCPTALRRCFVLEEFVRLSRAAPAVPEPGAPVPISMLGPLGAVRRAASARGREAVPLCPGAEDVLDPEPQPDRLLEDCAARIARAVDAVAAALTAEAPVAVRF; encoded by the coding sequence TTGACCGTCTGCCGGATCCTGGTGGTCTGCACAGGGAACCGCTACCGGTCCCCGATCGCGGAGCGGCTGCTGGCCGCTCGGCTGGCCGCCGCGTCGGCCACCGGCACGGTCGCGTTCACGGTGGGCAGCGCCGGGACCGGAGCCCGCCCGGGCGCCGGGCTGGATCCGCTGACCGCCGCCGTCGTGACGGAGCTGGGCGGCACACCGGACGGTTTCGTCAGCCGACGCCTGACCACCGACCTGATCGCCGGAGCGGACCTGGTGCTGGGCCTGGCCAGGCAGCACCGCGAGGCCGCGGTCCGCCTCTGCCCGACGGCGCTGCGGCGCTGCTTCGTGCTCGAGGAGTTCGTCCGCCTCAGCCGTGCGGCTCCGGCCGTCCCCGAGCCAGGGGCCCCCGTGCCGATCAGCATGCTGGGCCCGCTCGGCGCGGTGCGGCGGGCTGCTTCGGCCCGGGGGCGGGAGGCCGTGCCGCTCTGTCCCGGCGCCGAGGACGTGCTCGATCCCGAGCCGCAGCCCGACCGGCTGCTGGAGGACTGCGCGGCCAGGATCGCCCGTGCGGTCGACGCGGTCGCGGCGGCGCTGACGGCCGAAGCCCCGGTGGCCGTCAGGTTCTGA
- a CDS encoding polysaccharide biosynthesis tyrosine autokinase, translated as MDLRGFLRVLARRWLTVALVTVAGLAAAVSVVALSTPQYQADSQVFVSARVSTSISDMNQGSAFSQARVQSYADIVTSPRVTGVVVQELGLPLSADQLAQQITATVQLNTVLIDISVVDRNPALAATIANAVADEASRQIVSLETPTDDTTAPVRISLTRAATPPTAPISPRPTLDLAGGLLAGLLGGVGLALLRDMMDTTLRTGPALAEATGLPVLGTVPFDRTAPEAPLAVGAVHSARAESIRMVRTNLQFANVDKKPKVLLVTSPLASEGKTSIAANLALSMAETGSRVCLVDADLRSPSVAGTFGLVQDAGLTSVLIDAATLDEVLQPVGTTGLCVLTSGQMPPNPAELLSSERMGDVLDELARCFDHVIVDSAPLLPVADTIGLGSLVDGAVLVVRSGRTASERVRHAVEALRAVGVPVLGAVLSMVQLRGATGYGYGYGYGYGQERTAGAGAGTTVPPSRGSRLRSGATAMVSLLRIGS; from the coding sequence GTGGATCTCCGCGGCTTTCTCAGAGTTCTGGCGAGGCGTTGGCTGACCGTCGCCCTGGTGACGGTGGCCGGTCTCGCGGCCGCGGTCTCCGTCGTGGCCCTCTCCACACCCCAGTACCAGGCCGACAGCCAGGTCTTCGTCTCGGCCCGGGTCAGCACCAGCATCTCGGACATGAACCAGGGCAGCGCCTTCTCCCAGGCCAGGGTGCAGTCCTACGCCGACATCGTCACCAGTCCGCGGGTCACCGGGGTCGTCGTGCAGGAGTTGGGGCTGCCGCTCTCGGCCGACCAGCTCGCCCAGCAGATCACCGCGACGGTGCAGCTGAACACGGTGCTGATCGACATCAGCGTCGTCGACCGCAACCCGGCACTCGCGGCGACCATCGCCAACGCGGTCGCCGACGAGGCGAGCCGGCAGATCGTCAGCCTGGAGACCCCGACGGACGACACCACCGCGCCGGTGCGGATCTCGCTCACCCGTGCGGCCACCCCGCCGACCGCGCCGATCTCGCCGCGGCCCACCCTCGACCTGGCCGGCGGTCTCCTCGCCGGACTGCTGGGCGGCGTCGGGCTGGCGCTGCTGCGGGACATGATGGACACCACCCTGCGCACCGGCCCCGCGCTCGCGGAGGCCACCGGCCTGCCGGTGCTCGGCACGGTGCCCTTCGACCGCACCGCGCCGGAGGCGCCGCTGGCCGTCGGCGCGGTGCACAGCGCCCGGGCGGAGTCGATCCGGATGGTGCGCACGAACCTCCAGTTCGCCAACGTCGACAAGAAACCCAAGGTGCTGCTCGTCACCAGCCCGCTGGCCAGCGAGGGGAAGACCAGCATCGCGGCCAATCTGGCGCTCTCCATGGCGGAGACCGGCAGCCGCGTCTGCCTGGTCGACGCCGACCTGCGCAGCCCCTCGGTGGCCGGTACCTTCGGCCTGGTCCAGGACGCCGGGCTGACCTCCGTGCTGATCGACGCGGCCACCCTGGACGAGGTGCTGCAGCCGGTCGGCACCACCGGCCTCTGCGTGCTCACCTCGGGACAGATGCCGCCGAATCCGGCCGAGCTGCTCTCCTCGGAGCGGATGGGCGACGTGCTGGACGAACTGGCGCGCTGCTTCGACCACGTGATCGTCGACAGCGCCCCGCTGCTCCCGGTCGCCGACACGATCGGCCTCGGCTCGCTGGTGGACGGCGCCGTCCTGGTGGTGCGCTCCGGCCGCACCGCGAGCGAACGGGTGCGCCACGCGGTGGAGGCCCTGCGGGCGGTCGGCGTGCCGGTGCTGGGCGCGGTGCTCAGCATGGTCCAGCTCCGCGGGGCCACCGGCTACGGATACGGCTACGGCTACGGATACGGGCAGGAGCGCACCGCCGGCGCCGGCGCCGGTACGACGGTCCCGCCGAGCCGCGGCTCCCGGCTGCGGTCCGGCGCCACCGCGATGGTCTCCCTGCTGAGGATCGGCAGTTGA